The following nucleotide sequence is from Branchiostoma lanceolatum isolate klBraLanc5 chromosome 18, klBraLanc5.hap2, whole genome shotgun sequence.
TCTTTGTGATCCAAAGACTAAAATACAAAAAcagcgcgcgcacacacacacacacacacacacacacacagacacacacacacacacacaaacacacacacacacacaaacacactcactcgtacacacacacacacacacacacacacacacacacacacacacacacacacatatatacacacatacacacacacgtgcgcgGATGCCAACCACAATATTTCGCTCCCTTTTAAAACGCTGTAGTAAAAACGCACTGTCCCTACACTGTGCCATTGACGTGTGTCGCCTTTGTTTAGGTATAACAAGGACAATGCCTTCCGGGCTTCAGTGTTGCCACGGCAACTATAAGAATCTGGGTGTGACTTGAGTAAATTCTGACACCATGAGAACATCACAAGACTGAACCTTACACAGTTGTTGTGACGTCactcgtaatctccaagcagatgtagggtcagGCTTAGTGTTTTAAACATTGGTGTACTAGCCTACCCTTGGTGTGAAGATTAATACAAGGCATCCATTTTGACAGATAGACGCAGGCTATGCGATAGAAGTACCTGGGCACTACACATTTCAAGGAATCTTGTCATATCACATAATTGTATGCACACATTTTTATCCCTGGGCTGTTGTCCCTAATACGAGCCAATACTAATAATATAAATATATCTATAACATAGGGCATTCATTAGAAATATCTTCAGAACAAAACTACGCAAGGCTAGATTCAAAAACGAATCTGATACCAAGTCGTGTGTTGTTCTCGTAGAAAAAttataaatgcagaaaaatatatttcaaacgTAGCCAGAATAAGACAACACTTACTTGTTTGAAACTCTTCATCAGAACTCGAACTGCTGCTACTGCTATCGTCAcaatccgccatcttgattaTGATCCAAGCAAAGATTCTCTTAAACAATAAGTTATTTCTCAGAAAGTTTAAAGCTTCGTGCAGCTCTGTCACTAAATAATATGTGACTGCACACTTCGGCCACACCTACTTCAGGAATATGCCACTTTTTGAGGGGGAGAGTTAGTTTATATAACACCATTGTAGAGTATGTGATTCAATTTTCAAGGTTGTACCTTTGCATCGAAGAGCCACTGCATTACTTAAAAAACCTATAAGTTCCGTAGTGTCCGCGagctttgtacatttttgtcatattCTTGCAATTCAAGTCCCTGCTTCTAGTATTGAGATGCTCCGCCCTTGAAAAAGTTGTTTGACCAGTTCTTTACTGTTGACAGCCTGCCTACTGACCCATAGATAGTTGATGAGAGATAAGCGTTTGCGTTGCACCTTTTAATGAGAAAAGTAGCCTGTGTACGTTATAATCACATTCTTCAAACCAACTCAACAACAAATCGCTTGTGTTGTTGTACACTGTGAAACCTTCTTCTATGTGCTTCTTTATAAAAattagtctttaccagactagTTCCTTTAGCTGCTTGAAGAAATACTAGACATTTTAGAAATGCGTTGAATAATCTTGCTAAACTTCAGAAATATGCTTTTTCAACCGTTAGGCAAATAATTCACACTCTTCGGCCTACTTTGGTAGATATTTTTCAACAGCAAATTGCCGAGGACGTAAAGGAGTATCTAGACATTGAAAACACGGTGCCACCTGTTTTGACAAAAAGGCGTCGTCGGATAAAGATGTTTTACATGGTTAAACACAACCAAGGATTAGCTCCGCTTCTGCGCTTACTAATTAGATGGCCTTCGACAAGGACCAGTCAAGTCTCTAAGAGTCTTGGCCATCTGAGATCACTTCTTTGTATCTTGGAAACTACTATATTTGCTTGGAAACGTATCTTGGAAACTACTATATTTGCTGCTTCGGAGAATTTTTAGAAAACTTTTAGTTAGTAACGTTCACGAATGACCACAAATGAACAGTCCACTGTTGGAGAAAAGTTTTATTCAATTTATCCATAGTCTTTATCTACATTTCATGCATGGTGCCTTCTGATACAGTTATTTATAGTAAAACGAAGAATATGGTATTCCAGCCTCACCACTAGGCAAAATTTCGGAAACTTTCAAATATAtcgtgtacatgtgtttatttgtctttgtgtgtgtgtttttttttagtcgCAGTCGCTCTCACCACTGCCACTACCACTGTCGCTTCCGCTTCCGCTGTGGCAGTCTTCCCCGCCGAGTACAGCACCCAGCCCGTGAAAGTTGTGCATGCGGATCCCCCTGTAGCAGCCCCCACCCCCACGGGGACCCCCACCCCGGGGGCCTCCCCACCCCCCACCACCGTGCCCCCCGTGGCCGTGACCATGGCCATGTGCGTAGCCTTGACCATGGCGTTGACGTTGTCCACGTCCTcctccttgaaaaaaaaagaaggaaaatatttttttttacattatgcaAGAGCACGTGGCAGGATAAACAAAGACATGTGCAAATATATGCAAATCCGGAGCTggttgttctgtatctgtatagccagtaaaACTGCCCTTCTTCGTAACACGCCAACATCAAACTTTAACAATAAAAACATAGCATGAGGAGGGCATGTGTAGAAAGCCATGCATTGAAAAGTGCAattttcattcatgtattacttcaTCAACACTTTGGTACTTCTTCTGCTACCTTCCGAAAGACAATAATGACTGGAACCACTACCCAccactaggtggcgctgcagccGGATTATGACGGGTCCCTAACGAAATGTTGTAGCTGTTGGAGATGAATTCTTCTTAGTTGTGTATCATAGATATTTATCTAACTTTTTCCTACTCACGTCTTCCCTTCCTGCCCCAGGCGCCCTTTCCCAGGTTGCCCAGCCGCCCGAAGTcgtggttaccatggtgacgcCGCCCGCCGCCATGACGACCCCCGCCGCCATGGCGACGACCTTTGTGATGACCTTTCATGCCCGAAAGAACCTGGCAAAACCGAAATTGGCAGCTTTGAAGTTATCTTTACCAGAAAGTCACGTAATGTTGTTTACCTAATTACTTGTGACCTTTATTTAAAAGTGACCGGTAGCTAAGATTGCAAACCTTTTCTaactccctctctctctctatctctgtgtctgtgtgtctgtttgttacaTTACACTCACAATTTCTCACATTCCGACGCTCTCTTTCATAActccttcttttcctttttcattcattcattcattcattcattcatccattcattctctccctctttctgcATCTTTAATCTATACGTTATTCCTTCATGATATATAACAATCTTCACAGAAAATCAAAAGTCGTCGGGAAGATGATACAAGAGTCCAatgatctcatacctccgtgaaatcaAAAATCTCTCGTATGTCTTTATATACCTGttgttcattagttatgcaaataagattgaTATCCTAGAACCTATACATCTAGAAGTCGTCTAGAATATAAAAACGTTTTCCTCACCCCACCAAGTGGTCCTAACTTCTTAAGAAGACCGTGCCGTTTCAAGACGCCCATGTGTTTTGGGCGGGAGAGAAAGTCGAGATATCCCATGATTCCGTGCGGATCATCATAGTCCTTACCTAGAAAAGTAAAAAGATTTAGATCTTTCGACGTCttagaaattttgaaaacaagAAAGTACAGAGAcgttgaaaacaaaacatttgcattttaaCTTGTTTGAATCACGGTGGCTATTTGCAAACGTGCTGATCTTCTATTAGGGGAACGGTTTCGCATAGTTTTCAGAAATGATAATGATTTCAGAAATGATATCATAAGTGCCCATATTGGTTATGCTTCAACTCACCACCAAAGTTGTGCCTCCTTCCGTGACGATAGTTGTCATGTTTACCTGCAAATGTTGACATACAGTATTTTCAGATTATCGACttcatttttgtaattttggaATACGTTTTCAGACCGATGAAACCGTAAACTAAAGTAATGCTTTTACAATAACGCTATacccagaaaaaaatgtatatacgAGATATTTCTGGCATATTTTGGTACCGATTTTGGTATTTTCAATTGGTATAAATTTAATACACACCGAACTTTGTTGACTTAATAAAGTACAGGTCTTCTATAACTATAGATGCACAAAGGTAAGAACAATGATATCAACATGATAGTAATTACAATGCATGAAATATATCACGGCATATCTGTGTCGTTTATATCATATAGAAATGATAGGCCATACTGCTTTGAACTGGTAGTCAATTCAATTTCATATGCCGTAGAGAACAGATTTATACGTACGTCCCCTGTTGACATGCCCCAGAGTTTTGGAGAGAGCTGACAGCGTGTTGAATACCCCCTCTTCTTCCGGGGCAGCCTGAGCCACGACTAGAGAAAAGCACAAGACAATCAGAGGTGGCAAACTTCACCCCTCACCCACCACGTGACTAAAATGCATTTTGCGGCCCTTCCAGTCTCACAGACACTGAGTGGTCTAGCTCCACTTATGATATAAAAGCTGCAATATAGGGTGAATGAATCGTCTATCACACATCATAGTATTTCATTATCCAAACTATAGAAATTATAGCCTTCAACTCACAGTTAACGTTTCTAGATAGATATAAATGTACAAGTGTTTAAGATAATTATAACTTTGCCCTACTTTTCTCGTATTCCTCATCCGAACTGGAACTAGTGCTGTCGTCGCACTCCGCCATTTTGGTTTCCAAGGTCAATGTCGTTTTGGTGGGTGCTCTTTAAATACAGTGCTGACAAAAGTTTGTAAAGCCTCCTACTTATAACGTTGACAACATGGCGAACGTGGTAGGTAACCTGTATTTAAACGGTATGATTTAAGGACACGCCTACTCGTGATTTGGAACGCACCATATGTATGGGACTATGCGAGTGGGTACCTTTTTATTTTCGTTGTGTGAATGCCATACGGCCACAAACGTGTAAACTGAacaatgtttttcaaattttatactTGAAGTCCCAATATTAAGTGTTACTATTGTTTATTTAGTCTTCTGTATTATCTGGCAAATTCACTGTGGCAAGAGTTCTTCAATTTTAACTTGAGCCGTGCCGAGGGATGTCGTCCGACAAGTTGTGACCTTTAAAAATAAAATGGCGCCAGTAGAATCGAATCAGTGACCCATATCTAATTAGAACACACAAGTCAGTGACGCAGCCTCATGCGGTAGTTAGACACCCTTTACTCCGACACTCCCCCCTTTTTGGAGCGTCATGCCAGTAACCAAAGATGTGTCATAGCAACACCGCGGTTTCTAGCATAAACATcattaggagcaaactttggcTCACTTTTTTCAGAGTACAAGCAATATAATCAAATTGAACAAATATATTTAGGCCAATATAAAAACAGAACATCGAAGAACAACTTCAATGAAGTTAATCAGCGTTGTAACGTTATCTGCTATTCTTAGAATTTTAGTAACGATATCTTCAGTTCTGAGCATCGTATTGTAATTCGAGCATTTCTCATAGAAATATCCATTGGATGAAAgtatagttttttttgtttcaagtctATAGACATTCGGAAAGAAGGAAGAAAGTGATATTTCAAATGTGTAGTATGAAAACTGAGCAGccagaaaacattttgatctTCCCCAAACATCTTTCGGAGATGAGTGTGACAGGTGTCTGCCAGGTGTCCGTGTTCCTAGCCTGAAACCACGCGAGACTTCCGGGCGAGACTTGAGAAGCAGGGAGCTAACCCCGAACTCCTCAGGACACGCCTTCTGAGTCAGATTTGTGTGTTTATCACGTCTTCAGCGTGTTTACAAGACTCCCAGGCAGTCGAAAGGTGACTGATGAATCTTATTGTACTGACGTTAAAGTTAGAACGTGTTGGGTAGAAGATAAGGCTGCCAAATCGCAATGCAAATAGTGAACAAAGTCATAACTAGCTAACTTTCTAGATCTGGCGATaacaaaaattgttttatcTGTTGGATTCTATTCACTTGGTTTAATAAAgatatatttcatgttgtgGAAAACATTTAAGTGTGACTATGTCGTATACCAGGGTAATGTTTGACTAGAGAATTCGTATGTAACGTTcacattgtatgttttgtgttatTTACACACAGAACAACTGGATGGCCCTTGCAATGGTATTCTAACTATTTCCATCAGATGTTATCACAATATCAGTTTAAACAAATTCCGTTAACGTTAACCAATGCACACTACACTGATGCTGAGTGTACGATTATGGTTGTACGGTCTACATGGACATGTTCATGCCTGGGCAGTGGATCacataacacaactttcctcactccgaccaggtgtaaaaataggtacctgacttctgctggggaggtaaaaggaggTGGAAGGACAGGAATGCCTCAGGTATTAGCTGGACACAGTGGActacaacccactgcccccacggcctcaaaaaggctatatgggactaccttaaccTGCTCTTGTACCTTTACCTTCTTTGCAGATTCCAGAACTATTCGTACCAGTTATACCTAGCACAGTGAAAGTGTACAGCAGAGAGGAATAACAATGGGGAAGCTGCAAGAATTCTCCATCCAGTTCACCAACAACACCGACGTGTTCATGCCAGGGCAGTGGATCACTGGACAGGTCACTGTGGACCTGAACGATGAAATGAAGATGAGAGGTAACAAATTATAtcaatacattgatgaaggatagacatccTGAGGTAAAACATTTACATGATACAAATAAATCAAGCTGAAAAATAAATCTCTAAAGAGTCAGACATTTTATAATTATGACATCATGACAATGATGAAAGGTAGTAAATGGcctgctgtctaaaacgtctgactctttagAGATTCATTTCATGTGTATGTCAGCAATGATCTGAATGATCCCATATCTTAGTAACTTTGCTAGATCAAATTGTCTTACTGTCAGTATACTGAGTATGTTGTTTCTGATCTGGGCAAACATGCAGCAGGTTTTTTTACTGAGACTCTCTGATATTCGACGGTCCCTTATAAAGTTATCTCCTACTTCTTTTTACTTCTTTTCTTCCTAGTTCAAACAGGTGAAGCAGATATCATCATGGACATTCCTAACTGTCTGACTGCATACACCAGGCTCTAGGCTTTTCTTCCTGCTTCTGTCGAGTGCTTTTGTCTCTGTGTCTTTAGGGCATCCACTGTGTCAAGTCCCTTCTGCTGTTTCTGGGCAAGTCGTCTTTAAGATttctttcttctactttatcTGTCTCGATAgatacaaattgaatgtatGTAAAATATGATGTTACAAACATTGACTTTAATGGCAGAAATAgcttaataaaaaaaatatattgttcCCTACACAAccacattaaccttctccctgctgcctaagtctgtaaccaatagtcaatggggtgccaaacgggtACTCcattgtgctaaaggttaagtggATACGGACTCTTTTCCATGCAAGCAAGTgaatagaaaagaaaaatgcataatTCATGTAATTATGACCAATGTTCCTTCTCTTTGCTTAGAAAAGATACAAACatattgtgttgtattgtggATAATTAAGCATAACACATGCCATGATGATGCCAGCCTCGCACCAAATCAATTTTGTACCTACTGTTGTTATTTAGACATCATCGTTTGGCCTCATGTTTTTTTCTAGGTATCCGACTGAACTTCCAGGGCAAAGGTCACGTGTGGTGGACAGAGGATCATCAGGTTCAGCATGAAGGCGAATCCCACACAGAACAAACGACCTTCAGAGCCGACGAGACCTACTTTGACCAGGAGGTCACGGTCTTTGGGAAAGGTATAGTTCAACAATGTGTAGTCATATTCTAGTTTATATTGATGAATTTTTGGCTTGTCCTTCTGTgcatttctgtgtgtgtttctgtatatgtgtgtttctttgtgtggatgtatgaacatgtgtgtgtgtgagtgtatgtctatctgtctgtctgaatttcTAGACTGCAGCTTCTCTAACATATGTTCTGCCAGAGAGTACTGTCTGAGGGGTCGAAGActgttagcctgagtgccagcctttttagcttccgtacactacccaagctccgctcctcgacggcagcagagcttgggtagcgcagcggagcttaagggtagcggacggaagctaaaaaggctggcactcaggctacaatGTAGAAGACTGtgccatctctgattggctCATTTTTGAAagtgctgtacatgtaacaaagaaatACTAGTAGGGGAATATCACCGTCTGACTTTGCAGTGGAGATGTCACCAGGAAAACTGCGAAAACATCTCATTTGAAGGGGTCAATGGCTACTTATAATCATCCTTATTCCTTCTGTCTTCTAGCATCGGGCCAATCTGGAGACAACCCCACCCTCGATGCCGGCCACCACATTTACCCGTTCCAGTGCCAGCTACCCATGCAGGGGCTTCCTACCTCATTTGAAGGAGCTCATGGCTACATCCGATACTCGATTAAAGGAACCATAGACAAGCCGTGGAAGTTTGACCACACCACCAAGAGGGCCTTCACTGTTTTGGACATGGTGGATCTCAACCAAGAACCCAATGCTATGGTATGATACGGCTATAAGTCCAAACTacgttgtacattgtatatctccCTATTGCTATCAGGTTAAGTTCTGTGAGTAAATCTGTATGTTTGTCATTTCTAGTATTGTAATATTCTTTGTCATTTGGGTACATTTTGTAGGTGTTGGCTATATATAGAGTACAAAACAGTGCGTTCTGTATtacctgaggtaccagcccaatTGTGGGTCAGATCACCCAATGTTGTGCaccttaaagaacccatcacacttatcgatacAAGTAAGTGGTCCTTtgcagtgtgagtggatcaaataaatctgtctggatatgcatcttgtactcttcagtacaaatctgatgtgttatgccatgaggcggtttactgggtatgcaatataaactaacaaacaaaattgtTCTTTGTCCACAGGCCCCCCTAACTGGTCAGCAGTCCAAGCATTGTGTTGTCTGTGTTGTGCCACAGAGCCCTCTAGCAGATTACAACAGAACTGCACCTCTAAAAAGACAGACATATTtgaaagggttagccctggtaactggacAATATACAAGTACACCTCTACTTTATAACCATTCTGTTCTGTAATCCACAGGCCCCCCTGATGGGTCAGCAGTCCAAGACCCTGTGTTGTCTGTGTTGTGCTTCGGGACCCATCGAGCTACAAGTCCAGGCCGATCGGTCCGCTTACTGTCCCGGGGAACCGATCATGATCGGGGGTTCCCTTGAGAACaactcaagttcaaaaatcacCAAGGTCACAGCCAAATTCAAGCAGGTAATGTTTGATGGCACCTTTCAATGAACAAGTATGATGAGTTTGTACCAAATTTATAGtgttgttactccgggaaggaggaatacctccttctgggagtattgggaatgcatttgtttgcgcgttcgcagctataactcacgatcccgttgacgcattggtgtgtaacttggcatatcgtttgcctggttcggcatggtgatgcacaatgtctttgttacgccgtaactacttttatcgtcaatgcaatatcgaaattgcacccctataattaatggtaagggccactgccttggcatagcgaccatgttataacccgttacgcttgactgcaatacttcaggcagatacggggtacgaaaatttcctacttgctatgatcgtatagtcactgttacattgtaaaatagacaacgtgcatcaccacacgcaacctagctagcGATATAACAAGtgacataccaatgcggcaacgggaattgtgagttttcgctgcgaacatgtgccgagtgagcttcagtctgtgtattaagtatgccgtgtccagtctcaggtcgcatactagtttggcgcacgagacggacggtgcacttttacgcacagtgtgaaaaggggatatctctggaccttcaaacttctcacacttgtacatgtagtttgtaatacggaggctgtgacaatataaaacgtttacgcaggggatgaaagattgttaagATATCTCTCGCAGAATAGTGCGCGGGGGCCGCGGCCagactgtgtcacttccgggtagATTgaaagatccggtgacctttgaccttcgagaaatcttacgataatacaaataggctgatagctatagatcaggcatgcctgcaataaattgtggaaagagaatttactgcatatttgtgatttctgaaacattttagttgtaaggctgaatggttcgttgatcttcaaaagaagccatctagatcGAAATTTGTTACTTTTCCCGGgatcctatctgtgccatgctgtaaaaacgtacttttcagcaggttgactcctcctgtattgaaagaaaaagataaataaacacattttctttacttgctataaaacactacttggactgtacagagatgcaatttgtatgggtcaatatttttacttctttaattaccgcttatcaaaaatgcacttttcacatagtctctatcagactaactacgccagggtttcacttgcaggctcctaaaGGGGCGAAATATGAtcgtcactgtggactgactctactggctaattattcctttttctggtgaattgtacgattcatacgcccgtaagagggcctggtggaggctacttttcacacctggcaccacataCAATCCACAATTCCGTtgctgaatgggtatgttaagttagcctgagtgtcatcctgtttcagttccaggctctagaaATAAATTGTCTGTGATTCCACAGCTTATATCAAGATCCATTTGCTTAcagctgagcaggtcactagcaaaggaaatgaacaaacacctcacccaaaatttacagactataaatacttcacggagaattgtgtcctacggactcttgttgtacTTCAGACTGAAATTTTAAGTAGAACAATGTGTACATCATGTAATTCATGTAattcatgtgtacatgtgttgtgtaCAAGAATGAGCTTTTATATTACTGTATATGTGCCATAAATATATAAATCTTAACGATAGAACACAActgtaactgtacttgtatgGAGTATAAGTAACTCCATTAGTTGTTGTTGAGTATTTGCATTCCCACAAGTGTGTGTAGgcgcatgcatgtgtgtgcatgtgtgtatttgtgtgtatacGTCACAgaccatgtgtgtgtgtctgtgtgtgtgtgtgtgtgtgtcacagtatgtgtacgcgtgtgtgtgtgtgtgcgtgtgtatgtgcttCTATGTATACACTGCAGTTTCTGACTATATTTTGCCGTGCACGCAGGAAGCAGTGCAGTTCCTGCGCGTTCTGCCAGAGGGTGTACTGATCCACAGCTAACTAATGAACAATATTGTACTTTCTTACACCAGGATGTAGTCTACCGTGCCCACCACCCTCACCACAAGACCCGCCACAACTCCAAGAACCTGGGGGAGacggagggggaggggtgcgACGAGGGGGGGTCTGTGCAGCTGAACCTCTCCCTGCCCCTCCCAGCCATCCCCCCCTCCAACCTACGGTCATGTAACATCATTGATCTCACCTACACCCTAAACGTAAGTCTGCATTTTATGCAAGTTGTCTAGATATTGTAACTGTTATACAGTTCAATTGAAAATTGTAAGACTATGAGAGGAATGCTGTACAAAGTTCACTGACAGATATAATGAgtaatggatggatggatggatggatggatg
It contains:
- the LOC136424594 gene encoding uncharacterized protein produces the protein MAECDDSTSSSSDEEYEKIVAQAAPEEEGVFNTLSALSKTLGHVNRGRKHDNYRHGRRHNFGGKDYDDPHGIMGYLDFLSRPKHMGVLKRHGLLKKLGPLGGVLSGMKGHHKGRRHGGGGRHGGGRRHHGNHDFGRLGNLGKGAWGRKGRRGGRGQRQRHGQGYAHGHGHGHGGHGGGGWGGPRGGGPRGGGGCYRGIRMHNFHGLGAVLGGEDCHSGSGSDSGSGSGESDCD